The genome window TCGGCGACGGTCAGATCTCCGTAGAGCGCGAACTGCTGCGGCATGTAGCCGACGTGCTCGCGCACCGACTCGGCGTCGCGCGCCACGTCGAACCCCGCCACGTTCGCCGTGCCCGCATCGGCGTTGAGCACACCCACGAGCAGGCGCAGCGCCGTGGTTTTGCCCGCGCCGTCGGGACCGATCAGGCCGAAAATCTCTCCGGGCTCGACGCGCAGGTCGATGCCGCGCAGCGCGCGCGTTTCGCCGAAGTTTTTGGCGAGGCCCCGGGCGTCGAGAACGCTCATCGCGACGTCCTCAATCCCACAGGGCCACGTCGACGGGCATGCCGATTTTCAACTCGCCCTCGGGATTTTCGAGCGAGACTTTCACGGCATACACGAGACGCACGCGCTCTTCCCTGGTCTGCACGTTTTTCGGCGTGAACTCGGCCTGTCCCGCGATGGCGACGACGGTTCCGGGATACGATTTGCCCGCGTACGAATCGCTCGTGACCTTCGCCGTCTGGCCGATTTTCACATGGCCGAGCCGGTCCTCGGGGATGTAAACGCGCACCCATGGTTTGGCGAGATCGGCGATCGAATACAGCGACGCGCCGGGCGTGGCGATCTCGCCGAGTTCGATGTCGCGGCGCAGAACGGTGCCGGTGATGGGCGCGGAAATCGTCGCCTTGCCGATCAGCGTCTTGACGTATTCCGCGGTGGCTTCGGCCTGACGGATCTGCCCGCTTGCGGCCTGACGCTGGGCGAGCAGCACCTTTTGCTGCGTGTCCACGGTGTCGAACTGCTGCTCGCTGATGCTGCCCGCGCCGAAAAGATTCTGACTGCGCGAGACGTTGGCGTCG of Deltaproteobacteria bacterium contains these proteins:
- a CDS encoding ATP-binding cassette domain-containing protein, which codes for MSVLDARGLAKNFGETRALRGIDLRVEPGEIFGLIGPDGAGKTTALRLLVGVLNADAGTANVAGFDVARDAESVREHVGYMPQQFALYGDLTVA
- a CDS encoding efflux RND transporter periplasmic adaptor subunit; translated protein: MKKRFIPLIVILAVIAYGSYELRKGKNGKPEPLSGTVEAVEVTVAAEVAGRVLELGANEGDTVEAGRVIARLDSSTLEAQLRQAEGAKIAATGQYRAVDAGIRNADANVSRSQNLFGAGSISEQQFDTVDTQQKVLLAQRQAASGQIRQAEATAEYVKTLIGKATISAPITGTVLRRDIELGEIATPGASLYSIADLAKPWVRVYIPEDRLGHVKIGQTAKVTSDSYAGKSYPGTVVAIAGQAEFTPKNVQTREERVRLVYAVKVSLENPEGELKIGMPVDVALWD